TGGCTGCATTGTCAGACCTTCCTGAATTATGTTGCCCTTGTCGTCATACTTTGTGAGCTTCTTTGCAAATTCGACCATTTCGGCAAAAGTGGTCGGAGGACTCTCAGGATCGAGACCGGCCTCGGCAAAGAGGTCCTTGTTCCAGAATAGCGCAAGGGACCTTACCGCAGTTGGAAGGGCATATGGCACTCCATCGAACTCGATTCCTTTAGAGACGAACGGGAAGAACTCACTGTTGAGATATTCGGGAGAGAATTCGCCCTCGGGAAGTGGAACAAGATATCCCGAAGTAACATATAGCGGAATCCATCCATAGAAAAGAGTGAGAACATCCGGTCCGACTCCGGCAGGAACAGATACCGCGACCTTTTCGTTGAAATTCTCGTAGGGGAAAGTAACGTGCTCTACTTCGATCCCGGGATTCTGTTTTTCAAACTCCTCGATAAGTTGATCCACTAGCTTCACTTTTGTTTCGTAGTAGTACTGCCAGAAAGTTATCTTCACTGCACCAGCAAAACCAGCAAAGACAACCAAAACGGCCAGCAGTAGCAACAATGCTCTTTTCATTTTTCCACCTCCAGAATAGTGATTTAGCTCATACTTCCATGAAAACCTTTCTCTGAACGTTGCACACAGCTCCTAGAGAAACGCCTAACTCACCCAGTTCGCCCCGCTTGAAAGTAACCCGATCCAGTATTTCGGCGGGGACGGTTCTTCTTAGTACCGGCTTTATAAGACTCAATATCCTATCGTATTGGTTGTAACCTATTCCACCTGTTATAACGACAACGTCCGGATCAAGCAGTGTGATTACATTTGCGATTACCACGCTGAGATGCTCGCATGCAACCGTCACTATCTCCCTGAATCTCGGATTGCTATCGGAATGATCGAACATTTGCGCAACCGTCGGTTCGTTCTCGAATTCTGAAAGAAGTTTCTCGAACGCGTATCCCGAAAACCAGCTCTCAAGGCTGCCAAAGACAAAGCTCAAGTTCTTCTCTCTGCTCCAGTCAGTTATCATATACCCTATTTCGCCGGCCATGCCGCTTGTCCCTTCGTAGAGTTCGTTGTTTATTATTAGTCCCGCGCCCGTTCCCGTGCCTAGGGCCGTCAGAAAAACATTCCTGCATCCCCTGGCGGCTCCTGCCCACATCTCTCCAAGTGCGTTCAGAGTAACGTCATTAGACACAAATGTGGGAAGGTTGAATCTTTCCTCCATACAATTCATCAGATTCACTTTTCGAAGACCGAATGCGGGCATATAGAAGATCATTCCGCTCTCGGGATCTACTGTACCTGGAACGCCAATTCCAATACCCATAACTTTTGAGAGCGGAACTTTCATTACCGTAGATATTGCCTTCTCAACGGTTTCTAGAAATGTTTCCTCATCTGAAATTGACTTTGTAGAGAACTTCGCTTTTTCAACTATATTTCCATCAAGATCCGATAGTATAGAGATCAATTTGTTCCCACCAACATCAACACCAACTACATACTTGTAGTTAGGAACAAAAGACAAGAGCATGGGCTTCTTCCCACCACGAGTTGAGCTCTCTCCTTCTCTTGCTTCAATCAGTGAGCCCTGAGAGATGAAGTTGCTCACAACAACCGACACCACGGGCTTGCTTAGGCCACTCTTTCTGGCAATATCTGCCCTGGAGACTAACCCCTCATCTCTTACTATGCGCATTATTTTCTCTTCAGTCTCACGTAAGCATCGACTCACCGGAATCACCTTTGTTTTGTTAAGTAGGCTAACTTACTAACATTATACTTCAAGCTTCTCCTATTAAATAACCAGGGATATTCGTGAGCTGCGTTCGTTTAATTGCTTGAAAGACGAATAGAACAGGATATCGTGGAATATTTCAGT
The sequence above is drawn from the Mesotoga infera genome and encodes:
- a CDS encoding ROK family protein; this encodes MRIVRDEGLVSRADIARKSGLSKPVVSVVVSNFISQGSLIEAREGESSTRGGKKPMLLSFVPNYKYVVGVDVGGNKLISILSDLDGNIVEKAKFSTKSISDEETFLETVEKAISTVMKVPLSKVMGIGIGVPGTVDPESGMIFYMPAFGLRKVNLMNCMEERFNLPTFVSNDVTLNALGEMWAGAARGCRNVFLTALGTGTGAGLIINNELYEGTSGMAGEIGYMITDWSREKNLSFVFGSLESWFSGYAFEKLLSEFENEPTVAQMFDHSDSNPRFREIVTVACEHLSVVIANVITLLDPDVVVITGGIGYNQYDRILSLIKPVLRRTVPAEILDRVTFKRGELGELGVSLGAVCNVQRKVFMEV